From one Lysinibacillus sp. G4S2 genomic stretch:
- a CDS encoding DUF1295 domain-containing protein, whose protein sequence is MYGIKKSTIKEKILILVAEIIYLIIAYYLLFITYDKSGISLGLFIALIITALRLTAMMFIWLPRGIAWQEAIMNSIAFGIYYLGFPILMITSNQDPNVTVLIVGWVLFLGGSMLNTVSELLRKPFKDNPENQGKLYTDGLFKYAIHINYLGDCLWVLGLALISNNIYSLLIPLSLFLVFVFGYIPKSDDYLQNKYGEQFTIYKQKTKKLIPFVW, encoded by the coding sequence ATGTATGGTATAAAAAAGTCAACGATAAAAGAAAAAATCTTGATATTAGTTGCTGAGATTATCTATTTAATCATTGCCTATTATTTGCTTTTCATTACATATGACAAATCAGGCATTTCACTTGGACTTTTTATTGCTTTAATTATTACAGCTTTACGATTAACAGCTATGATGTTTATATGGTTGCCTAGGGGGATTGCATGGCAAGAAGCCATCATGAACAGTATAGCTTTTGGGATTTATTATTTAGGTTTCCCCATTTTAATGATTACTAGTAATCAGGATCCAAACGTAACAGTACTTATTGTAGGCTGGGTATTATTTTTAGGTGGCAGTATGTTAAACACAGTTTCAGAGTTACTTAGAAAACCTTTTAAAGACAATCCTGAAAACCAAGGTAAACTATATACAGATGGATTATTTAAATATGCAATTCATATTAATTATCTTGGAGATTGTCTTTGGGTACTAGGTTTAGCGCTAATCTCCAACAATATTTATAGTTTGCTTATCCCTCTAAGCTTATTCTTAGTATTTGTTTTTGGCTATATTCCAAAATCTGATGACTACTTACAAAACAAGTACGGAGAACAATTTACAATATATAAACAGAAAACTAAAAAACTTATTCCTTTCGTTTGGTAA